From a single Miscanthus floridulus cultivar M001 chromosome 8, ASM1932011v1, whole genome shotgun sequence genomic region:
- the LOC136474390 gene encoding uncharacterized protein — MPRRGKSSKPSFNRTVVGTTFTRLPLPIGVPVPMCYCGDRCRVAISDEEKTYKQRYWMCDNWQSGHTPRQIRIGLLDPPPLCDFDEWIGTEIKEKYKEHLRKMKEWEVERKELFEKRRKDEPAEKEHKEEAERRYAAQRMEERKKKLERVRRAKSAVEKNPDALRKGK; from the exons atgccaaggcgtggtaaatcTAGTAAACCAAG TTTTAATAGGACGGTGGTGGGAACTACCTTCACCCGTTTGCCACTGCCTATTGGTGTTCCAGTGCCGATGTGCTACTGCGGTGATCGTTGTAGGGTAGCGATTTCTGACGAAGAGAAAACATATaagcagaggtattggatgtgtgacAATTGGCAGTCTGGCCATACCCCTCGTCAAATCCGCATTGGGTTGTTG GACCCTCCACCGCTATGTGATTTTGATGAGTGGATCGGCACTGAGATCAAGGAGAAGTACAAGGAGCATTTGCGGAAAATGAAGGAGTGGGAGGTGGAGCGGAAGGAGTTGTTTGAGAAGAGACGCAAAGACGAGCCAGCAGAAAAGGAGCACAAAGAAGAGGCGGAAAGGAGGTATGCTGCTCAGCGCatggaggagaggaagaagaagcttgagcgtgttcGCCGTGCGAAATCAGCAGTGGAGAAGAATCCCGATGCTTTAAGGAAGGGAAAGtga
- the LOC136470409 gene encoding secreted RxLR effector protein 161-like — MENKLKLSKNDKSPPVDATKYRSIIGSLRYLVNTRPDIAYSVGIVSRYMEAPKTSHWAAVKQILKYLAGTIRYGCRYMRSSTSESKLLGFSDSDLAGDIDDRKSTGGSVFFLGMNLVTWVSQKQRVVAPSSCEAEYIASANAACQGIWPSRLLGELLGIQAPKVSLLVDNKSAIALSKNPVHHDRSKHIDTRYHFVRDCVENGSIDIDHVSTQNQLADILTKALAKVRFIELRQQLGVIDVQRD; from the coding sequence ATGGAGAACAAGTTGAAGCTGAGCAAGAATGATAAGTCCCCACCTGTTGATGCAACAAAGTACAGGAGTATAATTGGGAGCCTAAGATATTTGGTGAACACTAGACCAGATATTGCTTATTCAGTTGGTATTGTAAGTAGATACATGGAGGCACCAAAGACAAGTCACTGGGCAGCAGTGAAACAGATACTCAAGTACCTAGCTGGTACTATAAGGTATGGCTGCAGATATATGAGATCAAGCACTTCAGAATCCAAGCTTCTGGGATTCAGTGACAGTGATCTGGCCGGTGACATAGATGATAGAAAAAGTACTGGTGGCTCAGTATTCTTCTTGGGCATGAATTTGGTCACATGGGTGTCACAGAAACAAAGAGTGGTTGCTCCATCGTCATGTGAGGCCGAGTACATTGCAAGTGCAAATGCAGCTTGTCAGGGTATTTGGCCCAGCAGGTTGTTGGGAGAACTGCTGGGCATTCAGGCTCCAAAGGTCAGTCTCCTTGTTGATAACAAATCTGCCATAGCTTTGAGCAAGAATCCTGTTCATCATGATCGAAGCAAGCACATAGATACCAGGTATCATTTTGTCAGAGATTGTGTTGAGAATGGCAGCATTGACATTGATCATGTGAGCACTCAGAACCAGTTGGCTGATATTCTGACGAAGGCATTGGCAAAGGTCAGATTCATAGAGCTGAGGCAGCAGCTGGGAGTAATTGATGTGCAGCGGGATTAG